One window from the genome of Myxococcales bacterium encodes:
- the rplT gene encoding 50S ribosomal protein L20, whose product MPRAKRGFKARRRRNRLLKEASGFRGKRSTSHAVANEAVQHKWMHQYRGRKQRKRDYRALWIQRINAAARTLGFSYSKLIGGLNKAGVSVNRKMLSEIAISDPSAFVALTKA is encoded by the coding sequence ATGCCTCGCGCAAAACGTGGATTCAAAGCTCGTCGTCGTCGTAATCGCCTGCTCAAGGAAGCCTCGGGCTTTCGCGGCAAGCGCAGCACCAGCCACGCGGTGGCCAACGAAGCGGTGCAGCACAAGTGGATGCATCAGTATCGCGGCCGCAAGCAGCGCAAGCGCGACTATCGCGCGCTGTGGATTCAGCGCATCAACGCCGCGGCGCGTACGCTTGGTTTTTCGTACTCCAAGCTCATCGGCGGCCTCAATAAGGCTGGCGTTAGCGTCAATCGCAAGATGCTTTCCGAAATCGCGATCTCCGACCCGTCGGCGTTTGTCGCGCTGACCAAAGCGTAA
- the pheS gene encoding phenylalanine--tRNA ligase subunit alpha: protein MQSQLETMVAAFASGLAGCQNELAIRTLQAEYLGKKGQVSSIMKELAGLAPEERPKLGEAVNRSKLAIEQATEAALAGLAQAARAADLARRIDVTLPSRPVPQGHLHILTQVRRDAVDIFRELGFEVAEGPQIETDWNNFEALAMPKDHPARDMQDTFYLSDDIVLRTHTSPVQVRTMLANKPPIRIIAPGVVYRRDDDPTHSPMFTQIEGLLVDRDVSFADLKGTLMHFVSRFFGKQLQIRLRPSYFPFVEPGAEVDMQCVFCGGSGCRLCKHSGWIEIGGAGMVDPDVFEHVKIDADVYSGFAFGMGIERMAMLRHDVRDIKWYYEPDMRFLKQF, encoded by the coding sequence TTGCAGTCACAGCTTGAGACCATGGTCGCCGCGTTTGCGAGCGGTCTCGCCGGCTGCCAAAACGAATTGGCCATTCGCACGCTGCAGGCCGAGTACCTCGGCAAAAAGGGCCAAGTCTCTTCGATCATGAAGGAGCTGGCGGGGCTGGCACCAGAGGAGCGGCCCAAGCTCGGCGAGGCGGTCAATCGCAGCAAGCTGGCAATTGAGCAGGCGACCGAGGCGGCCTTGGCAGGACTTGCGCAGGCGGCTCGCGCGGCCGACTTGGCGCGCCGCATCGATGTAACGCTGCCATCGCGGCCAGTGCCGCAAGGTCACTTGCACATCCTGACGCAAGTGCGGCGTGACGCGGTCGATATCTTTCGCGAGCTCGGTTTCGAGGTTGCTGAGGGACCGCAGATCGAAACCGACTGGAACAATTTCGAAGCGCTCGCAATGCCGAAAGATCATCCGGCGCGCGACATGCAAGACACGTTTTATCTCAGCGACGATATCGTGCTGCGCACGCACACCTCGCCGGTGCAGGTGCGGACGATGTTGGCGAACAAACCGCCGATACGCATCATCGCGCCCGGCGTGGTGTATCGCCGCGACGACGACCCGACGCACAGCCCGATGTTTACGCAAATCGAAGGCCTGCTCGTCGACCGCGACGTGAGCTTTGCGGATCTCAAAGGCACGCTGATGCATTTCGTCAGCCGCTTCTTTGGCAAGCAGTTGCAGATTCGCCTGCGCCCGAGCTACTTCCCATTTGTCGAGCCTGGCGCCGAGGTGGACATGCAATGCGTATTCTGCGGCGGCAGCGGCTGCCGCTTATGCAAGCACTCTGGCTGGATCGAAATCGGCGGCGCCGGCATGGTGGACCCCGACGTCTTTGAACACGTCAAGATCGACGCCGACGTCTACAGCGGGTTTGCTTTCGGGATGGGCATCGAGCGCATGGCCATGCTGCGCCACGACGTCCGCGACATCAAATGGTACTACGAGCCGGACATGCGGTTCCTCAAGCAGTTCTAG
- the thrS gene encoding threonine--tRNA ligase codes for MAAELEANVLEEVVGAAMPLSPLETLRHSTAHVMAKAVQRVFPHAKVTIGPSIETGFFYDFDIDRAFTEEDLAKIETEMAAIVKADEPFVRHEVTRAEALKRFADLGETYKVEIIEALPADAVISYYQTGDWIDLCRGPHIKSTGEIKAFKLLSVAGAYWRGNEKNKMLQRIYGTAFASKAELDEHLHRLEEAKRRDHRRIGKDLDLFSIDETIGGGLVLWHPKGARIRYVMEEFWRQEHFANGYELVGSPHVARDELWKTSGHLEFYKENMYSGMDIDGQEYLVKPMNCPFHCTMFKKGLRSYRELPHRWAELGTVYRYERSGVMHGLLRVRGFTQDDAHLFMTREQLPGELERVLNFCLYILRTFGFADFKLYFATRPDKFVGDPAMWDEAEAAVLKTLQACGIPFEIDHGGGAFYGPKIDLKLKDCLGREWQCSTVQVDFQLPERFDLNYIGADGQKHRVVMLHRALMGSVERFFAVLTEHYAGAFPMWLAPVQVRVVSINEKQEAWANEVRDALIAAGYRVDIDASNDKLGAKVRLAQVEKIPLVLVCGDKEMEAKTVAPRTREGKQLPVMDVPALLAHLAIEAAIPKGGVMPHTVA; via the coding sequence ATGGCAGCCGAACTCGAAGCAAATGTCCTCGAAGAAGTCGTTGGCGCGGCGATGCCGCTGTCGCCGCTTGAAACCTTGCGGCACTCGACCGCGCACGTCATGGCCAAGGCCGTGCAACGCGTGTTTCCGCACGCCAAGGTGACGATCGGTCCGTCGATCGAGACCGGCTTCTTCTACGATTTCGATATCGATCGCGCGTTCACCGAGGAAGACCTCGCCAAGATTGAAACCGAGATGGCCGCCATCGTTAAGGCGGATGAGCCGTTCGTTCGCCACGAGGTCACGCGCGCCGAGGCGCTTAAGCGCTTTGCCGACCTTGGCGAAACCTACAAAGTTGAAATCATCGAGGCGCTGCCGGCAGATGCCGTCATTAGCTATTATCAAACCGGCGACTGGATCGACCTTTGCCGCGGGCCACACATCAAGTCGACCGGCGAAATCAAAGCGTTCAAGCTCTTGTCGGTCGCTGGCGCGTATTGGCGCGGCAACGAAAAAAACAAGATGCTGCAACGCATCTACGGCACCGCCTTTGCCTCCAAGGCCGAGCTCGACGAACACCTGCACCGCCTCGAAGAGGCCAAGCGCCGCGATCATCGCCGCATCGGCAAGGATCTCGATCTTTTTTCAATCGACGAAACCATCGGCGGTGGCCTCGTGCTGTGGCACCCCAAGGGCGCGCGCATTCGCTACGTGATGGAAGAGTTTTGGCGCCAAGAGCACTTCGCCAATGGCTATGAACTAGTCGGCTCGCCACACGTCGCGCGCGACGAGCTGTGGAAAACCTCGGGGCACCTCGAGTTTTACAAAGAGAATATGTATTCGGGCATGGATATCGACGGCCAAGAATACCTGGTCAAGCCGATGAATTGCCCGTTTCACTGCACCATGTTTAAGAAGGGCCTGCGCAGCTATCGCGAGCTGCCGCATCGCTGGGCCGAGCTCGGCACGGTCTACCGCTACGAGCGCTCGGGCGTCATGCATGGCCTACTTCGCGTCCGCGGCTTTACGCAGGACGATGCCCACTTGTTCATGACACGCGAGCAGCTGCCCGGTGAGCTCGAGCGCGTGCTCAATTTTTGCTTGTACATCCTGCGCACGTTCGGCTTTGCCGATTTCAAGCTGTACTTCGCGACGCGTCCCGACAAATTCGTCGGCGATCCAGCGATGTGGGACGAAGCCGAGGCGGCGGTGCTCAAGACGCTGCAGGCCTGCGGCATCCCGTTTGAAATTGACCACGGCGGCGGCGCGTTCTACGGTCCCAAGATCGATCTCAAGCTCAAGGACTGCCTCGGCCGCGAATGGCAATGCTCGACGGTGCAGGTCGACTTTCAATTGCCCGAGCGCTTCGATCTCAATTACATCGGCGCCGACGGCCAAAAGCACCGCGTCGTCATGCTGCATCGCGCGCTCATGGGCTCGGTCGAGCGCTTCTTCGCGGTGCTCACCGAGCATTATGCCGGTGCCTTCCCGATGTGGCTCGCGCCGGTGCAGGTGCGCGTGGTTTCGATCAATGAGAAGCAAGAGGCGTGGGCAAACGAAGTCCGCGACGCGCTCATCGCCGCCGGCTATCGCGTCGACATCGATGCCTCCAACGACAAGCTCGGCGCCAAGGTTCGCCTAGCCCAAGTCGAAAAAATCCCGCTGGTGTTGGTCTGCGGCGACAAGGAAATGGAAGCTAAAACGGTGGCGCCGCGCACCCGCGAGGGCAAGCAATTGCCCGTCATGGACGTGCCGGCGCTGCTCGCGCATCTAGCCATCGAGGCCGCGATCCCCAAAGGCGGTGTGATGCCGCACACGGTGGCCTAG
- a CDS encoding alpha/beta fold hydrolase yields MVSRYSYWCVAIAVYSSLATGCAGGKATQETQGSGVPALAADADNDARARHFMELLVAHNFSQALSQTDDAMKAALPGDKLGELWASWEQKFGAFQAIAATRSELSGDYESIYVTVKFSRETMDIKVVIDKAHRVAGLFSKAVAAAVAPWTPPSYVDQAAFEERDVKIGRGEWELPGTLSMPKGAGPFPAVVLVHGSGPGDRDETLGPNKPLRDVAWGLASRGIAVIRYDKRTLVHRGKIASLAGLTVKEEAIDDALAAVALARDTKLIAPGRIFLLGHSLGGYLAPRILAADEAISGGVIFAGSVRPMPVLMREQVDHIAQIDGEVTDAERAGISQLSAELAKLDAKDFAATSAPVLGVPASYWIDLKSYDPIAVAKKISRPMLVLQGERDYQVTMKEFGLWKQGLGHKPTVAFASYPALNHLFIAGSGASTPDEYRQPGHVAEAVIAEIAKWIKSPGAAK; encoded by the coding sequence ATGGTATCGAGATATAGCTATTGGTGCGTCGCGATCGCGGTATACAGCAGCCTTGCGACCGGCTGTGCCGGTGGTAAGGCCACGCAGGAGACGCAGGGCTCGGGGGTGCCGGCACTTGCTGCCGATGCGGATAACGACGCTCGCGCGCGGCACTTTATGGAATTGCTGGTTGCACATAATTTTTCTCAAGCCCTAAGCCAAACCGATGACGCCATGAAGGCCGCGCTGCCCGGCGACAAGCTGGGCGAACTATGGGCCTCGTGGGAACAAAAATTCGGCGCCTTTCAAGCGATTGCCGCCACTCGCTCCGAGCTAAGCGGTGACTACGAAAGCATCTACGTAACGGTGAAATTTAGCCGCGAAACCATGGATATCAAGGTTGTTATTGACAAGGCGCATCGAGTCGCAGGCCTGTTTTCTAAAGCCGTCGCGGCCGCGGTAGCGCCATGGACACCGCCGAGCTATGTGGACCAAGCGGCGTTTGAGGAACGCGACGTGAAAATTGGCCGTGGGGAGTGGGAGTTGCCGGGGACCCTTTCCATGCCCAAGGGGGCTGGGCCGTTTCCCGCGGTGGTGCTTGTGCACGGCTCGGGGCCTGGCGATCGAGATGAAACCTTGGGGCCCAATAAACCGTTGCGCGATGTCGCCTGGGGGTTGGCCTCGCGCGGCATCGCGGTGATCCGATATGACAAACGGACATTGGTTCATCGCGGCAAAATCGCAAGCTTGGCCGGCCTAACGGTAAAAGAAGAAGCCATCGATGACGCACTTGCGGCCGTGGCGCTCGCGCGCGACACGAAGCTGATTGCCCCGGGGCGCATATTTCTGCTTGGACACAGCCTGGGTGGGTATCTTGCACCTCGCATCTTGGCGGCCGATGAAGCAATCTCCGGGGGCGTGATATTTGCGGGTTCGGTGCGTCCGATGCCGGTGCTGATGCGCGAACAGGTCGACCACATAGCGCAAATCGATGGGGAGGTGACGGATGCGGAACGTGCGGGCATTTCGCAACTTTCCGCGGAGCTCGCCAAGCTCGATGCGAAGGATTTCGCGGCGACCTCGGCGCCGGTGCTAGGTGTACCGGCAAGCTATTGGATCGATCTGAAGTCGTATGATCCCATCGCTGTCGCTAAGAAAATAAGCCGCCCGATGCTCGTGCTGCAGGGGGAGCGCGATTATCAGGTGACGATGAAGGAATTCGGTTTGTGGAAGCAGGGCCTTGGGCACAAGCCGACCGTCGCGTTTGCGAGCTACCCGGCGCTCAATCACCTATTCATCGCGGGCAGCGGGGCCAGCACGCCCGACGAATACCGTCAGCCAGGACACGTGGCCGAAGCCGTAATCGCCGAAATCGCCAAGTGGATCAAATCGCCGGGTGCTGCCAAGTAG
- the xerD gene encoding site-specific tyrosine recombinase XerD: MADAIEAFLDYVRVERGMSKNTLDGYSRDLLRFLAFCEVRGLARAALVAEVDIADFLGAMASQGLAARSRARALVAVRGLFRYLLAERLVERNPAQLVDAPKERRGLPGVLGIGAVEALLAAPNRATPRGLRDAAMLEVLYATGVRVSELVTLPRADVNTNGGFVRVTGKGKKTRVIPMGESARDAVVAYVASARPAWERDPRQRALFLTQRGRPMSRQAFWKLVARYAAMAGISLPGGAISPHKLRHSFATHLLEGGADLRAVQHMLGHADISTTQVYTHVSQAHLVEQYRKAHPRSRS; encoded by the coding sequence CTGGCAGACGCGATCGAGGCCTTCCTCGATTATGTGCGCGTCGAGCGCGGCATGTCAAAGAACACGCTCGACGGCTATAGCCGCGATCTGTTGCGGTTTCTCGCGTTTTGCGAGGTGCGAGGCCTTGCGCGGGCGGCGCTCGTTGCAGAGGTCGACATCGCCGACTTCCTCGGCGCGATGGCTTCGCAAGGCCTCGCGGCGCGAAGTCGCGCGCGCGCCCTAGTGGCGGTCCGCGGCCTCTTTCGCTATTTGCTCGCCGAGCGGCTCGTTGAACGCAACCCCGCGCAATTGGTCGATGCCCCCAAGGAGCGGCGTGGCTTGCCGGGCGTGCTTGGCATTGGCGCCGTCGAGGCGCTGTTGGCGGCGCCCAATCGCGCAACGCCGCGAGGGCTGCGCGATGCCGCCATGCTCGAAGTGCTCTACGCTACCGGGGTGCGAGTTTCAGAGTTGGTGACCCTGCCGCGCGCCGACGTCAACACGAACGGCGGCTTCGTGCGCGTCACCGGCAAGGGCAAGAAGACGCGGGTGATTCCGATGGGGGAATCGGCACGCGACGCGGTCGTGGCGTATGTGGCGAGCGCGCGTCCCGCGTGGGAGCGCGATCCACGGCAGCGGGCCTTGTTTCTCACGCAGCGTGGGCGCCCCATGTCGCGTCAAGCATTTTGGAAATTGGTCGCCCGTTACGCCGCCATGGCGGGAATTTCGCTTCCCGGTGGCGCCATCTCGCCGCACAAGCTCCGCCACTCCTTTGCAACGCATCTCCTAGAGGGCGGTGCCGACCTGCGCGCCGTGCAGCACATGCTGGGCCACGCCGACATCTCGACGACCCAAGTTTACACGCATGTGTCCCAGGCCCACCTCGTTGAACAATATCGCAAGGCGCATCCGCGTTCCCGATCATAA
- a CDS encoding phenylalanine--tRNA ligase subunit beta, with amino-acid sequence MNIVWSWLTELVELPTPLTAGEGAAKLTSVGLEVEQVTQLGTGFEGAVIAEVLAVRPHPDADKLRIVTVRGDKGGDGIDVVCGAPNVPPPGNFVVWAKPGARVGDMVMAPKTLKGVVSPGMLCGETELGIGDDPSGIIVLAPGSGVHAGQDAKAALGASDWVLDVNVPANRADCLGHVGVARELAAVCGGSVKLPPLFIDGQAGQGATPTAVQIADGADCNVYSARLVTGVASIPSPRLIQHRLRAIGVRPKNLLVDVTNYVMFESGQPLHAFDADALAGRPLGVRRSRAGEKIKTLDGAEHALDNDLLIVAGDEPVALAGVMGGANSEVGDKTTSIVLEAAHFLPKSVRTTRTRLNVPSEASQRFERGVDAANVLHASARAAYLLQTHGGAKVCAPSALQPVAWQAAPVSLSLAKLARLTGVTYDPQDVLALLRRLGFAAEQQGDVVVAQAASWRPDVTRDVDLIEEILRHGGLDRVPTTLPKLSAAPTGSRVDVASAVRDVMVAAGLCEAITYGFLSEQRLRWLGDETLVARAMPLKNQMTQDQALMRTHLLPNLLAALARNEAHQVNDVALFEVGSVFWRAEGNATGVVTTLGREPLHVAAVVSGRRQVRMKDAPTWDYFDLKAVVERLAALFEVTPIFTPVRDVAYLHPGASATVSIAIDGATRVWGLLGELHPDARGRADIDGAAFVLHLDLSGLLLKPVAQFRPIPRFPATSRDMSLLVAESLAAADMRAVLAAAATDLVEGIDLLEEYRDAKLPSGTKSMLWSVTYRAADRTLTEKDVEAAHESMLVAAKAQLGATAR; translated from the coding sequence ATGAATATTGTTTGGTCGTGGCTTACCGAGCTTGTGGAGTTGCCGACGCCGCTGACGGCGGGGGAGGGCGCGGCCAAGCTGACCTCGGTTGGGCTTGAGGTTGAGCAGGTGACGCAACTCGGCACCGGCTTTGAGGGCGCGGTCATTGCCGAAGTGCTCGCGGTGCGGCCGCATCCCGACGCCGACAAGCTGCGCATTGTTACGGTGCGCGGCGACAAGGGCGGCGACGGCATCGACGTCGTTTGCGGCGCGCCGAATGTGCCGCCGCCGGGAAACTTTGTCGTGTGGGCCAAACCGGGCGCGCGCGTTGGCGACATGGTGATGGCGCCCAAGACGCTCAAGGGCGTGGTGTCGCCTGGCATGTTGTGCGGCGAGACCGAGCTTGGCATTGGCGATGACCCGAGCGGCATTATTGTGTTGGCACCGGGCAGCGGCGTGCATGCGGGGCAAGACGCCAAGGCCGCACTTGGTGCCAGCGACTGGGTGCTCGACGTCAACGTGCCGGCCAATCGCGCTGATTGCCTTGGGCACGTGGGCGTTGCGCGCGAATTGGCGGCGGTGTGCGGCGGCAGCGTGAAGCTGCCGCCGTTGTTTATCGACGGCCAGGCCGGGCAAGGGGCAACACCCACCGCGGTGCAGATAGCCGACGGCGCCGACTGCAACGTCTACTCGGCGCGGCTGGTAACCGGCGTGGCATCGATTCCATCACCGCGCCTAATTCAGCATCGCTTGCGCGCGATTGGCGTGCGGCCGAAAAATCTGCTCGTCGACGTCACCAATTACGTGATGTTCGAAAGCGGGCAGCCGCTGCATGCCTTTGACGCCGACGCGCTGGCAGGCCGCCCGCTCGGCGTGCGTCGCTCGCGAGCCGGTGAGAAAATCAAAACGTTGGATGGCGCGGAGCATGCGCTCGACAACGATTTGCTCATCGTTGCAGGCGACGAGCCCGTGGCGCTCGCGGGCGTCATGGGCGGCGCAAACTCCGAGGTTGGCGATAAGACCACGAGCATCGTGCTCGAGGCGGCGCACTTTTTGCCGAAATCGGTGCGCACTACGCGCACGCGCCTCAATGTGCCTTCCGAAGCCTCGCAGCGTTTCGAGCGCGGCGTCGATGCGGCCAATGTCTTGCACGCGTCCGCGCGCGCCGCCTATTTGCTGCAGACGCATGGCGGGGCCAAGGTGTGCGCGCCAAGCGCCCTGCAGCCGGTGGCGTGGCAAGCTGCACCGGTTAGCCTTTCGCTCGCCAAGCTCGCGCGTCTTACCGGCGTTACTTATGACCCGCAAGATGTCCTCGCCTTGTTGCGCCGGCTCGGCTTTGCCGCCGAGCAGCAGGGTGACGTCGTCGTGGCGCAGGCCGCCTCGTGGCGTCCGGACGTAACCCGTGATGTCGATCTCATAGAGGAAATCTTGCGCCACGGTGGGCTCGATCGCGTGCCGACCACCTTGCCAAAATTGTCAGCGGCGCCGACGGGGTCACGCGTCGATGTTGCCAGCGCGGTGCGCGACGTTATGGTTGCTGCCGGCCTGTGCGAGGCCATTACCTACGGTTTTTTGTCCGAGCAGCGCCTGCGCTGGCTTGGCGACGAAACACTCGTTGCGCGCGCAATGCCGCTTAAGAATCAGATGACGCAAGATCAGGCGCTCATGCGAACGCATCTCTTGCCCAACTTGCTCGCCGCCCTCGCGCGCAACGAGGCGCACCAGGTCAATGACGTCGCGCTGTTCGAAGTTGGCTCCGTGTTTTGGCGCGCCGAAGGCAACGCCACAGGCGTGGTCACCACGCTGGGACGCGAGCCCTTGCACGTCGCCGCGGTCGTCTCGGGCCGTCGTCAGGTGCGCATGAAGGACGCGCCGACGTGGGACTATTTTGATCTCAAGGCCGTGGTCGAGCGGCTCGCCGCCCTCTTTGAGGTGACGCCGATTTTCACGCCCGTACGCGACGTGGCGTACTTGCATCCGGGCGCGTCCGCGACCGTTTCCATCGCTATCGATGGCGCGACTCGGGTGTGGGGCTTGCTTGGCGAGCTGCATCCCGACGCGCGCGGGCGCGCTGATATCGATGGCGCTGCCTTCGTGCTCCACCTCGATCTGTCAGGGCTTTTGCTAAAGCCGGTCGCCCAGTTTCGCCCGATTCCGCGCTTCCCGGCGACAAGCCGCGATATGTCGTTGCTCGTGGCCGAGTCGCTCGCTGCGGCCGACATGCGCGCCGTCTTGGCGGCAGCTGCGACGGATTTGGTCGAGGGCATCGACCTGCTCGAAGAGTACCGCGACGCTAAATTGCCAAGCGGCACCAAGAGCATGCTGTGGTCAGTTACCTATCGCGCCGCCGATCGAACATTGACCGAAAAAGACGTCGAAGCCGCGCACGAGAGCATGCTTGTCGCCGCGAAAGCGCAACTTGGCGCGACCGCCCGGTGA
- the rpmI gene encoding 50S ribosomal protein L35, which produces MPKMKSHSGAKKRFKRTASGKFKMQKTNRRHLLSNRSKKRKRHLRMGGYVHESHAHQIARLIMK; this is translated from the coding sequence ATGCCCAAGATGAAAAGCCATTCCGGCGCCAAAAAACGCTTCAAGCGAACCGCGTCCGGCAAGTTCAAAATGCAAAAGACCAACCGCCGCCACTTGCTGAGCAACCGCTCCAAGAAGCGCAAGCGTCATTTGCGCATGGGTGGGTATGTGCATGAATCGCATGCGCACCAAATCGCTCGCCTCATCATGAAGTAA
- a CDS encoding translation initiation factor IF-3, whose amino-acid sequence MGGRDDRRRPQSGLRVNHRIRVPEVRVVGDTGEAFGVMPTHEALRLAEDKGLDLIEISPRAVPPVCKLADFGKYKYELSKKTKQARKNASVVEIKEIKLRVLTEEHDLEFKTKHIRRFLEEGNKVRLLVTFRGREIAHPQTGHAALKRIVGMVEDVAVVEAQPNLEGKRMIMIIGPKPGLARKVAEAKRAALAAGGAQAAAVKAAEEAIAADDYDGDADDDDDLDDDDVAEGTGATNGAAKPA is encoded by the coding sequence ATGGGTGGTCGCGATGACCGCCGCCGCCCCCAGTCCGGTCTTCGCGTTAACCACAGAATTCGCGTCCCCGAAGTACGCGTCGTCGGCGATACCGGCGAAGCCTTTGGCGTCATGCCAACGCATGAGGCGCTGCGCCTCGCCGAAGACAAAGGCCTTGACCTAATTGAGATTTCGCCGCGCGCGGTGCCGCCGGTATGCAAGCTCGCCGATTTCGGCAAGTACAAATACGAGCTTTCCAAAAAGACCAAGCAGGCGCGCAAGAACGCCTCGGTGGTCGAAATCAAGGAGATCAAGCTCCGCGTGCTCACGGAAGAACACGACCTCGAATTTAAGACCAAGCACATTCGCCGCTTCCTCGAAGAGGGCAACAAGGTGCGCTTGCTCGTGACCTTTCGTGGCCGCGAGATCGCGCATCCTCAAACCGGCCACGCGGCGCTCAAGCGCATCGTCGGCATGGTGGAAGACGTCGCGGTGGTCGAGGCGCAGCCAAATCTCGAGGGCAAGCGCATGATCATGATCATCGGGCCCAAGCCGGGCCTTGCGCGCAAGGTGGCGGAAGCCAAGCGCGCGGCGCTTGCCGCCGGTGGTGCGCAGGCTGCGGCCGTGAAAGCCGCCGAGGAGGCGATCGCCGCCGACGACTACGACGGCGATGCGGACGATGACGATGATTTGGACGACGATGACGTCGCCGAAGGCACTGGCGCCACAAACGGCGCTGCCAAGCCCGCCTGA
- a CDS encoding serine/threonine protein kinase, whose protein sequence is MESGQTVGKYQVGARVGQGGMSVVFRGRDTVLGRDVAIKVLHQHLAESHEAKARFDREAKAVARLRHANILEIYDYSGNDVVDHYIISEFIEGKTLKHIIEQRPIALPEIGAAIVWQLAVAVGHAHEMGVLHRDLKPENVMVRQDGVIKLTDFGIAHVLELGKLTVTGQLLGSPAYMAPEHVEGRALSAQTDIFSLGTILYQLCVGELPFCGTNAHEILLKIADGRFVDPVVANPAIGNELGHIIRTALAVDPAARYVSACAMADALERYITASGLPEVRHTCAAYFANPSEFTASATGQVVAALAARAATASQRRNRAACIDIERRLRALAPGHPAIAKLSHANRVRSLVRRVALGAGALALAMAGWIAFSRSASPPPAASPSTSLAITRLFDNARATRPTDAALPLPSVPRPSTERPAMRNARPAIRPFGKKTEPPPVSSPVLGSITLQVSPANSLVQIDGAPWRQLSGGRIELAWSGKPIRVEGRNETCCENAQRTLHASDVGATVGLALSFLPARVIPQCAAGNVTVQINGRPARLGGSNIITFGDSTQTRQSVTVEFIGERVTTKRIVVRANETVTVPCDATPR, encoded by the coding sequence ATGGAATCGGGGCAAACGGTCGGCAAGTATCAGGTTGGCGCCCGCGTCGGCCAGGGCGGCATGTCCGTGGTATTTCGCGGCCGCGATACGGTGCTGGGACGCGACGTCGCGATCAAGGTTTTGCACCAGCACCTCGCCGAGTCCCATGAGGCCAAGGCGCGGTTTGATCGCGAGGCGAAGGCCGTGGCGCGGCTGCGTCACGCTAATATTTTGGAGATCTACGATTACTCCGGCAATGACGTCGTCGACCACTACATCATCTCTGAGTTTATTGAGGGCAAGACCCTCAAACACATTATCGAGCAACGCCCAATCGCATTGCCTGAGATCGGGGCGGCCATCGTTTGGCAGCTAGCGGTGGCGGTGGGTCATGCCCACGAGATGGGCGTCTTGCACCGCGATCTCAAGCCCGAAAACGTAATGGTTCGGCAAGATGGCGTCATCAAGCTCACCGATTTCGGCATCGCGCACGTGCTCGAACTCGGCAAGCTAACCGTCACCGGCCAATTGCTGGGCTCCCCGGCGTATATGGCGCCCGAGCATGTCGAAGGGCGCGCGCTTTCGGCGCAAACCGATATCTTTTCGCTCGGCACCATCCTGTACCAACTGTGCGTCGGCGAGCTGCCGTTCTGCGGCACCAACGCGCACGAAATCCTGCTCAAGATTGCCGATGGGCGCTTCGTCGACCCGGTGGTGGCAAACCCTGCCATCGGCAACGAGCTCGGGCACATCATCCGGACCGCGCTCGCGGTGGATCCAGCCGCGAGATATGTCAGCGCTTGCGCGATGGCGGATGCCCTCGAACGCTACATCACCGCCTCTGGGTTGCCCGAGGTGCGCCACACCTGTGCCGCCTATTTTGCGAATCCAAGCGAGTTTACCGCAAGCGCGACGGGTCAGGTCGTCGCGGCGCTTGCCGCGCGTGCCGCCACCGCGAGCCAGCGCCGCAATCGCGCCGCGTGCATCGATATTGAGCGTCGCCTGCGCGCGCTGGCGCCAGGGCATCCCGCGATTGCCAAGCTTTCACACGCTAACCGCGTCCGCAGCCTGGTGCGCCGCGTGGCGCTCGGAGCCGGCGCGCTTGCGCTTGCCATGGCCGGCTGGATCGCGTTTAGCCGTAGCGCCTCGCCCCCGCCCGCGGCCAGCCCGTCGACATCGCTTGCCATCACGCGACTATTTGACAACGCCCGCGCAACCAGGCCTACCGACGCAGCCCTCCCGCTGCCGTCGGTGCCGCGGCCATCTACTGAGCGTCCAGCCATGCGCAATGCGAGGCCCGCGATCCGTCCATTCGGCAAAAAAACCGAGCCACCGCCGGTCAGCTCGCCTGTGTTGGGCAGCATTACGCTTCAGGTCTCGCCGGCCAACTCCTTGGTACAAATTGATGGCGCGCCCTGGCGTCAGCTAAGCGGTGGACGAATTGAGTTGGCGTGGAGCGGCAAGCCGATTCGCGTTGAGGGGCGCAACGAGACGTGTTGCGAGAATGCGCAGCGCACGCTGCACGCCAGCGACGTCGGCGCCACGGTTGGGCTAGCCTTGTCGTTCCTCCCAGCCCGCGTGATTCCTCAATGCGCAGCTGGCAACGTTACGGTGCAAATCAACGGACGCCCTGCCCGCCTTGGCGGGTCGAACATCATTACATTTGGCGATTCGACGCAGACGCGGCAATCGGTCACGGTGGAGTTTATCGGCGAGCGGGTAACCACCAAGCGCATCGTCGTGCGCGCCAATGAGACCGTAACCGTGCCCTGCGACGCGACGCCAAGGTAG